The Amaranthus tricolor cultivar Red isolate AtriRed21 chromosome 14, ASM2621246v1, whole genome shotgun sequence DNA window ccagatcatcgtccggactgatcaacctttgaaaaagattctggaagggaaaaacaagtcaagccgcgtcacagattgggcaaaccagctggCGGATTTCGGCATCGAATATGAGCCTCGAACggcaatcaaagcccaagctCTGGCTGACTTCATTGCTGAAAGCACTCTCCTCTATCATCCTGAACCCAATCAggaatggaagttgtatgtagatgggtcctcTACCCAATCAGCAAGTGGGGCTGGACTCCTCATTGTgtcttccgccggggtccgtatggaaagggcggtcaggTTCGAGTTCGCAGCATCCAACAACGAGGCCGAATATGAAGCATTATTGATGGGACTGAGAATTTGCTACGAAACGGGAGCCAAAAAATTGTCCGCCTTCTCTGACTCCCAATTGATTGTTGGACAAGTGAACGGGGAATTCGAAGCTAAAGATGACAGCATGAAAATGTACCTGCAGCAAGTAAaggaatttgttcaaaaattcgacAAGTTCACGTTGGAGCACATTCCAAGATCCCAGAACGCCCAAGCTGATTCCCTGGCAAAGCTTGCCAGCTCAGcagaaacatccgcggctcgagACATAATCTGGGAAGTGCTTCCtaaccccagcatcaacttcatggtcGATACCATCGACAGATCAGAAACATGGATGGAGCCATACATCGAATATTTGCGGAATCAGACGCTTCCCCAAGATGAATGTCAGGCCAAAATTCTCCGGAAGAAAgccagatggttcgaactccacgaaggaacgctctacaagaagtcatatacacaccccctcctgaaatgcgtatcccctgaagaaggaaactatatcctccgcgaaatacacgaaggtgGATGCGGTATACACCAAGAAGTACGGACTGTCATTGGGAAAGTCCTTAGaagtggatattattggccctcactccgagaagacgcggagtatttgatcaaaagatgtcctgaatgtcagtaccactcaaagataggaaggaagccatCTAATTACTTGACCGCCATGCAAGCTGTCCTGCCTTTCGACAAGTGGGGCATGGAcctccttggccccttccctccggcaaaagggcaacgcaaattcatcattgtggccattgattatttcacaaaatatgTAGAAGCGGAAGCCCTTAGCTCAATCACggacaaacaagtctgtcagtttatatggAGGAATATCATCACAAGGTACGGCATCCCCCGGGTGATCATAACAGATAATGGAAGGCAGTTCGTCAGCAAGAACACCATCGAGTACTGCGACAAGTTTAACATCCAAATCAGATTCAGTTCAGTATCCAGGCCGCAAACTAATGGTCAAGTAGAGTCCGCGAACAAAGAGATCCTGAATGGC harbors:
- the LOC130799208 gene encoding uncharacterized protein LOC130799208, giving the protein MITKSKQASQHAADLRETFLTLRKHQMKLNPDKCVFGVTGGKCLGFLVDERGIEANPDKIRAIQNMRSPTSVKEVQKLTGCVAALGRFLSKSADKCSPFFKTIKQQKLEWTTEAEESFRQLKEHLSTLPKLVSPIKGEKLVLYVSVSEYSLSGVLVAEREKKQLPIYYISHAFRGSKGNYGEVEKVIFAIVMANWANQLADFGIEYEPRTAIKAQALADFIAESTLLYHPEPNQEWKLYVDGSSTQSASGAGLLIVSSAGVRMERAVRFEFAASNNEAEYEALLMGLRICYETGAKKLSAFSDSQLIVGQVNGEFEAKDDSMKMYLQQVKEFVQKFDKFTLEHIPRSQNAQADSLAKLASSAETSAARDIIWEVLPNPSINFMVDTIDRSETWMEPYIEYLRNQTLPQDECQAKILRKKARWWMRYTPRSTDCHWESP